The Halobacterium noricense genome has a window encoding:
- a CDS encoding AN1-type zinc finger protein — protein MATCEVCGTEISGTTLLECDDCGKNYCRKHYHDHDCDPVEEPLDEQEEHQLTQDTGEQENQATGSQHVLQQLGYLIAVVAAGIGLIYLAISFDAILVGGGIQDAVHLSVAGVFFSLATFLLVASYILAKS, from the coding sequence ATGGCAACCTGCGAAGTATGTGGGACCGAAATTTCGGGGACTACGCTATTGGAGTGCGACGACTGTGGGAAGAATTACTGTCGAAAGCACTACCATGACCACGACTGCGACCCAGTTGAAGAACCGCTCGATGAGCAAGAAGAACATCAGCTTACCCAAGACACTGGAGAACAGGAAAACCAGGCGACCGGTAGCCAACACGTGCTGCAACAGCTCGGTTACCTGATTGCCGTAGTTGCCGCCGGTATTGGATTGATCTATCTCGCAATCTCATTCGATGCGATACTCGTTGGTGGCGGGATACAGGATGCCGTTCACTTGTCCGTAGCAGGCGTGTTCTTCTCGCTTGCAACGTTCCTGCTTGTGGCTTCATACATTCTGGCGAAGTCATAG
- a CDS encoding type II toxin-antitoxin system RelE/ParE family toxin, whose protein sequence is MPHAPSYLEILPSARDDIAGIQEYNPEHAERILKKIQDWQEKIQWGRVPQEHMTYLTDAGPYNFYRDYVGKSGYRVIYEISSDTMRVVAVLPKGDDTYDVDELTRRMNRHT, encoded by the coding sequence GTGCCGCACGCGCCCAGCTATCTCGAAATTCTCCCGTCTGCCCGAGACGACATCGCCGGTATTCAGGAGTACAATCCCGAGCACGCCGAGCGCATCCTCAAGAAAATTCAGGACTGGCAGGAGAAAATCCAGTGGGGGCGGGTTCCCCAAGAGCACATGACGTATCTCACCGATGCAGGGCCGTACAACTTCTATCGAGACTACGTTGGCAAAAGCGGGTATCGAGTGATCTACGAGATCTCCAGCGATACGATGCGCGTTGTGGCAGTCCTCCCGAAGGGCGACGATACATACGACGTAGACGAGCTCACACGCCGTATGAACCGCCACACGTAG
- a CDS encoding DUF7260 family protein, translating to MRHTPNSARERTRSEQEAVREKIDAYDQFISQVQDFSPESERSSQRAPVVSAGGTQSAVSATGTETGCARVRSAFRDTVRPHSVDNLDSDEPLLETIHSELSESIAVALAPATESRLTSTLQETIVAASQTRRAEAQAMEAAVGREIKQLETATETIKPILEWLVDADETPLTELGFDKLQARHSTLDTYREHCTQLLTDRQAFLDQSTNHGGQAGITHRTLIEYLYHDLPISHPVLSTNVRVETLCADSQRRIREHLTRRI from the coding sequence GTGAGACACACCCCCAACAGCGCGCGTGAACGAACGCGTTCGGAGCAAGAAGCTGTCCGTGAGAAGATCGATGCCTACGACCAGTTCATCTCGCAAGTCCAAGACTTCTCACCAGAATCAGAGCGCTCCAGCCAACGAGCACCGGTAGTTTCGGCCGGCGGGACACAGTCCGCTGTATCTGCAACCGGAACGGAGACAGGCTGTGCCAGAGTCCGATCCGCGTTTCGGGACACCGTTCGACCTCACAGTGTCGACAACCTTGATTCCGATGAGCCACTGCTCGAGACGATTCACTCGGAACTCTCTGAATCGATTGCCGTTGCCCTTGCACCGGCGACGGAGTCCCGATTGACGAGCACTCTCCAAGAGACCATTGTGGCAGCATCACAGACCCGACGCGCCGAGGCCCAAGCGATGGAGGCAGCGGTGGGCCGAGAAATCAAGCAGCTAGAGACGGCTACAGAGACTATCAAACCGATTCTGGAATGGCTGGTCGACGCCGACGAAACACCGCTCACCGAGCTCGGATTCGACAAACTGCAGGCCCGACACTCGACGCTCGATACGTATCGCGAGCACTGTACACAGCTACTGACGGACCGACAAGCCTTCCTCGACCAGTCGACGAACCATGGCGGCCAAGCCGGGATCACTCATCGCACGCTCATTGAGTACCTCTACCACGACCTTCCCATCAGTCATCCTGTCCTTTCGACGAACGTGCGGGTTGAGACGCTGTGCGCCGACAGCCAACGAAGAATACGTGAGCACCTCACCCGACGCATCTGA
- a CDS encoding AbrB/MazE/SpoVT family DNA-binding domain-containing protein: MSTDDPEVTTVTSKGQITIPSQLRKQFGIEKGTKLMVVPTDYGLVLKKLELPSVEEFQQRVEERAETVELSMEKVDELVHEARGSGE, translated from the coding sequence ATGAGCACCGACGATCCTGAAGTAACTACTGTGACCTCGAAGGGGCAGATCACAATCCCGAGCCAGTTGCGCAAGCAGTTCGGGATCGAGAAGGGGACGAAGCTGATGGTCGTCCCAACCGACTACGGGCTTGTCCTGAAGAAACTCGAGCTCCCATCGGTCGAAGAGTTCCAACAGCGGGTCGAAGAGCGAGCCGAAACAGTCGAATTGTCGATGGAGAAAGTTGATGAGTTAGTGCACGAGGCGCGAGGATCTGGTGAATGA
- the csg gene encoding HVO_2072 family ArtA-dependent S-layer glycoprotein — MSSTENADNRQNNDDDTPNQYETVYPGQVVYQGEEDLTFKDGTAEPNANEFERASGSDQGVPLEMPIPDDQTTGSYEGPDGFNLTVSTPRVTMLEVWNADESDVSGGILTTDSDTATVETDYNYYNAEDIELIVEDEDGLDVTDEIVTDDEITNQNGNVEFNIDPTAVDSGEYTFTVEGAEHLDEGSATETVSVTISSSQTASLSLAADEVVQGENLGYTIENSPEGNFHAVTIDSSDFRDGISASNATNILRNVGDTSETGVIDGDANKPRTADDLESNDTTLSEVDSVYGIVEIDDGNGVGSINTQYLDDSSIDIDLYPASGSENADTYVNVDNGELNNVGNLTDAETDDDQSFDVNQGTVSLDSPTGAYVVGSEATVNGTASAGIDEVSVYARSNNDFQLVEIDGDRSIEVDSDDTFSEDGVTLTDDAGNEGNDLLSLPGSYRLGLISAEDAAVDNENTPDSNLTTSEFNSGVSSVSSITVTDTELNGSFQTYNGQIAIEDGEAAVEGTAPGKNNLVVAFVDERGDAVAHTISVDNDGTFDNDGLSLGELNEGTVSAHILSSGRDGTFGESGTYDTASVLEEQIENDTGWASGSSSGEQVREQILSNTVDDTASDDLIVTEELRLASALTTIESVDGVEAGGTLTVEGQTNRQPDDNTITVELLDQDGDSVTLTSTEEWGTDGQWSVEMSLANVEPGEYSVESDDGETTDRQDIEIVEEVEETTTPSTTEGPSTTEGPSTTEGPSTTEGPSTTEAPSTTSAEETTSGESGSGIPGFGMGIALIAVLGAALLALRQN, encoded by the coding sequence GTGAGCAGCACGGAGAACGCGGACAATCGGCAGAACAACGATGACGATACGCCGAACCAGTACGAGACGGTCTACCCCGGTCAAGTCGTCTACCAGGGTGAGGAGGACCTGACCTTCAAGGATGGTACCGCGGAGCCCAACGCGAACGAGTTCGAGCGGGCCAGCGGCTCCGACCAGGGCGTCCCGCTTGAGATGCCGATTCCGGACGACCAGACCACCGGTTCCTACGAGGGACCGGATGGCTTTAATCTGACGGTGTCGACGCCGCGTGTGACGATGCTCGAAGTGTGGAACGCTGACGAATCCGACGTTAGCGGTGGCATCCTCACCACGGATTCGGACACGGCAACTGTCGAAACCGACTACAACTACTACAACGCTGAAGACATCGAGCTGATCGTCGAAGACGAGGACGGCCTCGACGTCACCGACGAAATCGTCACCGATGACGAGATCACGAACCAGAACGGCAATGTCGAATTCAACATTGACCCGACTGCCGTCGACTCTGGTGAATACACCTTCACCGTCGAGGGTGCCGAACACCTCGACGAGGGCAGCGCCACGGAGACAGTTTCCGTGACGATTTCGTCCTCGCAGACGGCGTCGCTGAGCCTGGCGGCCGACGAGGTCGTGCAGGGTGAGAACCTCGGATACACCATCGAAAACAGCCCGGAAGGCAACTTCCACGCAGTCACCATCGACTCGAGTGACTTCCGTGATGGGATCTCCGCGAGCAACGCGACGAACATCCTCCGGAACGTCGGTGACACCAGCGAAACCGGTGTCATCGACGGTGACGCCAACAAACCACGCACGGCCGACGACCTCGAGTCTAATGACACAACCCTGAGCGAGGTTGACTCCGTGTACGGAATCGTCGAGATTGATGACGGCAACGGTGTTGGCTCCATCAACACGCAGTACCTCGACGACTCGTCCATCGACATCGACCTCTACCCCGCGTCCGGCAGCGAGAACGCCGACACCTACGTGAACGTGGACAACGGCGAACTCAACAACGTGGGGAACCTGACCGATGCTGAAACCGACGACGACCAGTCCTTCGACGTGAACCAGGGCACTGTCTCCCTTGACAGTCCGACTGGTGCATACGTCGTGGGCTCCGAAGCGACTGTGAACGGGACGGCGAGCGCTGGGATCGACGAGGTCTCGGTGTACGCTCGCAGTAACAATGACTTCCAGCTCGTCGAAATCGACGGCGATCGCTCGATCGAAGTCGACAGCGACGACACGTTCAGTGAGGACGGCGTAACCCTCACCGACGATGCCGGTAACGAGGGTAACGACCTGCTCTCGCTGCCGGGTTCGTACCGGCTCGGCCTCATCAGTGCTGAAGACGCTGCCGTCGACAACGAAAACACCCCTGACTCGAATCTCACCACGTCCGAGTTCAACAGTGGTGTGAGCAGTGTCTCGTCGATCACGGTGACGGACACGGAGCTCAACGGCTCATTCCAGACCTACAACGGCCAGATCGCAATTGAAGACGGCGAGGCTGCCGTTGAAGGTACCGCGCCCGGCAAGAACAACCTCGTTGTCGCGTTCGTCGACGAGCGCGGCGACGCGGTCGCGCACACGATCTCCGTCGACAACGACGGCACGTTCGACAACGACGGCCTCAGCCTCGGCGAGCTGAATGAGGGCACCGTTTCCGCCCACATCTTGTCGTCCGGCCGTGACGGTACGTTCGGCGAGAGCGGCACCTACGATACGGCTTCCGTCCTCGAAGAACAGATTGAAAATGATACTGGCTGGGCGAGCGGGTCCAGTAGCGGGGAGCAGGTTCGCGAGCAGATTCTCTCGAACACGGTTGACGACACGGCAAGCGACGACCTGATCGTCACCGAAGAACTCCGCCTTGCGAGCGCGCTCACGACCATCGAGTCTGTCGACGGCGTTGAAGCCGGCGGCACGCTCACGGTCGAGGGCCAGACCAACCGCCAGCCTGACGACAACACCATCACGGTCGAACTGCTCGACCAGGATGGTGACTCGGTGACGCTGACCAGCACCGAAGAGTGGGGCACCGACGGGCAGTGGTCCGTCGAGATGAGCCTCGCGAACGTCGAGCCTGGCGAGTACTCGGTCGAGTCCGACGACGGTGAGACGACTGACCGTCAGGACATCGAAATCGTCGAAGAAGTCGAGGAGACCACCACTCCGTCGACGACGGAAGGTCCGTCCACGACGGAAGGTCCGTCCACGACGGAAGGTCCGAGTACGACGGAAGGTCCGTCCACGACGGAAGCTCCGTCCACCACCTCGGCTGAAGAGACCACGTCTGGCGAATCCGGTAGCGGCATCCCCGGCTTCGGCATGGGCATCGCGCTCATCGCCGTGCTCGGTGCTGCCCTGCTGGCCCTCCGCCAGAATTAA
- a CDS encoding VirB4 family type IV secretion system protein — protein MSLPIIGPASPVVLAAGVIGLIIALGLVAFIATKAGLVSSNQTFTDDSAITNADDDREPNAEPTHQASEETSPDDESTEDDLSVETVEDVSDGEMQVVDDSEERQLSGIAPRHIIEDENYHEHLRVGDAYTRSYFIDGWPDSVSDGQFRGLFSQPGLDFDITLHIDPLDSPHALEDLKERIRELESEYELLADDGQTIEARDVDRKLQDYQGMRDAIRDTNAEFVDVSMYVTVAADSQEELDRVSDQLEDTLQENGLRPILKTKDQERTLRSTSPIAKDELEKKHSMMGGAVGAMLPFSSGTLIQDEGIPIGIHAENSSPIIYDRFSHDRGYNMLTIGNIGAGKSFSTKLHLNRHKLYDDDRIIIMLDPLRGFAGLNAALDGQQVVVGGNFALNPLEIKEPPEDVKSNPQVNPGAAKMKDLKSFFESFFDMRGEELGEKWTTLQRALRAAYADRGIDLDEPATHGQQSPTIREDVIPILLEMVTDVEEHSIIQDIIDDEATIENILDAAEEVTDKERKRAAELLLAMEPFLEGGALANLGESSDFDIEDEDVVWLDLQQQESRGGLGLMMNLLFSAVYERAKQTDKQVIFAIDEARYIMRDKAALEFLEQAVRHSRHYDLSIQFITQTVDEFFQHSEAEAIADQCDHKLFFHTEGLDNEVAQKVGMNETEAEFVRTATPGDEERGYSEAAFGVADEGWFPVHISANPKEAAVVDLDPDEDVRAALPGMKDDEIVPKEVQEIREQLLEKYGDEIEVEVKPEKLVPEIRSIGESGDEVIVDQDEIRQSGPNLDRIVSEALDRSEDGEDGNNDNSSGKEDESLSGLFDNIRNRNQSEDGDK, from the coding sequence GTGTCGCTCCCAATCATCGGCCCCGCCAGCCCAGTTGTCCTCGCTGCTGGCGTAATCGGTCTCATCATCGCGCTAGGGCTCGTTGCATTCATCGCGACGAAAGCCGGCCTGGTGTCATCCAACCAGACGTTCACCGACGACTCAGCAATCACCAACGCTGACGACGACCGTGAACCAAACGCAGAACCGACTCACCAAGCTTCTGAGGAAACGTCGCCGGACGACGAGAGCACGGAGGACGATCTCTCGGTGGAGACGGTCGAGGACGTCAGTGATGGCGAGATGCAGGTCGTCGACGACTCGGAGGAACGCCAACTGTCGGGGATAGCCCCACGCCACATCATCGAGGACGAGAACTACCACGAACACCTCCGCGTTGGTGACGCCTACACGCGTTCATATTTCATCGATGGGTGGCCGGATAGCGTCTCAGACGGCCAGTTCCGTGGCCTATTCAGCCAGCCCGGCCTCGATTTCGATATTACCCTCCATATCGACCCGCTTGATTCCCCGCACGCGCTCGAAGACCTAAAAGAGCGGATCCGAGAACTGGAATCCGAATACGAACTCCTCGCTGACGACGGCCAGACCATCGAAGCACGCGACGTCGACCGAAAACTCCAGGACTATCAGGGAATGCGGGACGCAATTCGAGACACCAACGCTGAGTTCGTCGACGTCTCGATGTACGTCACCGTCGCCGCAGACAGCCAAGAGGAACTGGATCGCGTCAGCGACCAACTCGAGGACACACTACAAGAGAACGGCCTCCGGCCGATTCTGAAGACCAAAGACCAAGAGCGAACCCTGCGGTCGACGTCGCCTATTGCAAAGGACGAGCTCGAGAAGAAGCACTCAATGATGGGTGGGGCGGTCGGTGCGATGTTACCGTTTAGTAGCGGGACGCTGATTCAGGATGAGGGCATCCCAATCGGCATCCACGCCGAAAATTCTAGCCCGATTATCTATGACCGCTTCAGCCACGACCGCGGGTACAACATGCTCACCATCGGGAACATCGGGGCCGGTAAGTCATTCTCCACGAAACTCCACTTAAACCGGCACAAACTCTACGACGACGATAGAATTATTATTATGTTGGACCCGCTCCGGGGGTTCGCCGGCCTTAATGCCGCGCTGGACGGCCAGCAAGTCGTCGTTGGCGGGAATTTCGCGTTGAACCCCTTGGAGATCAAGGAGCCACCGGAGGACGTGAAGTCGAACCCGCAGGTGAATCCAGGAGCGGCGAAGATGAAGGACCTGAAATCGTTCTTCGAATCGTTCTTCGACATGCGCGGCGAGGAGCTGGGGGAGAAGTGGACGACGCTTCAGCGTGCGCTTCGGGCGGCTTACGCTGACCGTGGGATTGATCTCGATGAACCCGCGACGCACGGCCAGCAATCCCCGACGATTCGCGAAGACGTCATCCCGATTCTTTTAGAGATGGTGACCGACGTCGAAGAACACTCTATCATCCAAGATATCATCGATGACGAGGCGACTATCGAGAATATCTTGGATGCAGCGGAGGAAGTGACCGACAAGGAGCGGAAGCGCGCCGCTGAGTTGCTGCTAGCGATGGAGCCGTTCCTGGAGGGCGGCGCACTCGCAAATCTCGGGGAATCCTCAGATTTCGATATCGAAGACGAGGACGTCGTGTGGTTGGATCTCCAGCAGCAGGAATCTCGCGGCGGCCTCGGCCTGATGATGAACCTCTTGTTCTCTGCGGTCTACGAGCGGGCGAAGCAGACGGACAAGCAGGTTATTTTCGCGATAGACGAAGCGCGGTATATCATGCGGGATAAAGCCGCACTGGAGTTCCTTGAGCAGGCGGTCCGCCACTCTCGGCACTACGACCTCTCGATTCAGTTCATTACGCAGACTGTTGATGAGTTCTTCCAGCACTCCGAAGCAGAGGCGATTGCCGACCAGTGCGACCACAAGCTCTTCTTCCATACGGAAGGCCTAGACAACGAGGTCGCGCAAAAGGTCGGGATGAACGAGACGGAAGCCGAATTCGTGCGGACCGCCACGCCCGGTGACGAGGAACGTGGGTACTCGGAGGCAGCGTTTGGGGTGGCTGACGAGGGCTGGTTCCCTGTTCATATCAGCGCGAACCCGAAAGAAGCGGCCGTCGTTGACCTTGATCCGGACGAGGATGTTCGAGCCGCACTTCCGGGGATGAAAGACGACGAGATAGTGCCTAAGGAGGTGCAGGAGATTCGTGAGCAACTCCTTGAGAAGTACGGCGACGAGATTGAAGTCGAGGTGAAGCCTGAGAAGCTGGTTCCCGAAATTCGGAGTATCGGCGAGAGCGGTGACGAGGTGATTGTCGACCAGGATGAAATCCGGCAGTCCGGACCAAACCTTGACCGAATAGTCTCAGAGGCGTTAGACCGCTCAGAGGACGGCGAAGACGGTAACAACGACAATAGCAGCGGTAAAGAGGACGAGTCGCTGAGCGGGTTGTTCGATAACATCCGGAATAGGAACCAGTCTGAGGATGGCGACAAGTAG
- a CDS encoding helix-turn-helix domain-containing protein codes for MARRKRGKWMNKATDPVLELLDDVEIAISPNAIVHALNESSNDAPHRSSVYRALDELEARDYIRRPKGENTTLIEITERGHEYLRGERDASEDA; via the coding sequence ATGGCACGGCGAAAACGGGGCAAGTGGATGAATAAAGCCACAGACCCCGTTCTTGAATTGCTCGATGACGTCGAGATCGCGATTAGCCCCAACGCTATCGTACACGCACTTAACGAGTCGTCCAACGATGCGCCTCATCGGAGCAGCGTTTATCGCGCGTTGGACGAGCTCGAAGCCCGTGACTACATTCGTCGGCCGAAGGGCGAAAACACGACTCTCATCGAAATTACGGAACGGGGTCATGAATATCTCCGTGGCGAGCGAGACGCCTCGGAGGACGCCTGA
- a CDS encoding helix-turn-helix domain-containing protein produces the protein MSQTPGLTWSQQAPLTADVELEDPPVSRPELWRRIVVPEAFWSALDDALQAFVEDASDTWELGENLRAATTREFADVAVQYVTATAGDERGAEKEREFRRQARNLGGYGVDTSLKDVRDGPLALLQAADVVPDIVLNIDADWLDGLTGTQLRRWLSFLPVLATGCAVRVVVSPIAARRLVRSHAGKLPADSVQQLAQPSGNACDHARVGDRTPLPGDRELARDALDALDRDGPLLAVLRALAASSDQMLTYDALDRHVLLEDAPRATWRSRLLRLRDLGVVDRQEWAGVAHHRLTTAGLLVVQEDAEERGEEPPTPGSGWETDRTEQTPEPHSTATDAADADGAREERVRRGDDGADEALSSRSAPPKSSSEGRVPIRGQDGPGDAEGRDAAAEGREVAKSGRETGRPGKEGRMRPDRHAALYSVTNGADVVTCNRSVDSVSGRRTRYDEDRDEVSVSVDYSDDVAVLAVRLCAALTEGDAWNSALSQERLDGAGGDLAGLVTSNPYILRKGRCLGYLANEDANGHDFRERLHKERRALLAMLDDLRGEDGEFRADIASEVARRAHGLLGTLAQLYDLLGIDIVREIRVKNYRRDVHDRRRILVKFLSSAIPKSARYGHYSAYRVLYEPRSEKRCNDNTLGQPDTRGDKTGEHIGSWVISGPGADDLLPDLEGCAGREYDLQEDAENFAAFEVPVVVEDGWRREAIATAVNRVGVGKNLEGTRATISTLAALLGSVHDVAAAIWGLGAEDEFREIDLAELRPALGRLPADRILPDVGGSTISRVVAALLEADEPLSASTLSERADVSTQSLRDNRDVLEAFGLVDVTEQGAGRASLWRFRLPFKSERFDDVPEREPEEYPGEGSVLRPSALLQERDPRVSEAVLAVLEGPLMELGIDVTSTEEWLDLVTDYRLSAEKAEATAKRWPWIRPWMNVVAALLGWDCKLFTNGWLETSSTEYRFGAAPRADQTTLRKATAD, from the coding sequence ATGAGCCAGACACCCGGCTTGACGTGGAGCCAACAGGCCCCCCTCACCGCGGACGTCGAGCTCGAAGACCCGCCAGTGTCCCGCCCGGAGCTCTGGCGCCGCATCGTCGTCCCCGAGGCCTTCTGGTCCGCCCTTGATGATGCGCTGCAGGCGTTCGTCGAGGACGCCTCAGACACGTGGGAGCTGGGTGAAAATCTCCGAGCGGCGACGACACGAGAGTTCGCAGATGTTGCTGTTCAGTACGTCACGGCAACGGCTGGTGACGAGCGTGGAGCAGAGAAGGAGCGAGAGTTTCGCCGGCAGGCTCGAAATCTCGGCGGCTACGGCGTCGACACGTCCCTTAAGGACGTGCGAGACGGGCCGCTGGCGTTACTCCAAGCTGCCGACGTCGTTCCAGACATCGTCCTCAACATCGACGCTGACTGGCTGGACGGCCTGACCGGGACGCAGCTGCGTCGGTGGCTGTCGTTCCTCCCAGTGCTCGCGACCGGCTGCGCCGTCCGCGTGGTTGTCTCGCCCATCGCAGCCCGCCGGCTCGTCCGGAGTCATGCCGGGAAGCTGCCGGCGGACAGCGTTCAGCAGCTCGCACAGCCGTCCGGTAACGCGTGCGACCACGCGCGCGTTGGCGACCGGACGCCACTCCCCGGCGACCGCGAGCTCGCACGCGACGCCCTCGATGCGCTGGACCGTGATGGGCCGCTGCTAGCTGTGCTGCGGGCGCTGGCGGCCTCGTCGGACCAAATGCTCACGTACGACGCGCTTGACCGCCACGTGCTCCTCGAGGACGCGCCACGGGCGACGTGGCGCTCACGTCTCTTACGGCTCCGCGATCTCGGCGTGGTCGACCGCCAAGAGTGGGCGGGCGTCGCCCATCATCGTCTCACGACCGCTGGTCTGCTTGTTGTCCAAGAGGACGCTGAGGAGCGCGGTGAGGAGCCACCAACTCCCGGGAGCGGTTGGGAGACCGACCGCACCGAACAGACACCCGAGCCGCACAGCACGGCAACTGACGCTGCTGACGCTGATGGCGCGCGCGAGGAACGCGTGCGCCGTGGTGACGACGGTGCGGACGAGGCGTTGTCCAGCCGTTCGGCACCCCCCAAATCTTCCAGCGAGGGCCGTGTACCCATACGCGGGCAAGACGGCCCCGGGGACGCCGAGGGCCGGGACGCGGCGGCTGAGGGGCGTGAGGTCGCCAAGAGCGGCCGCGAGACGGGCCGCCCCGGCAAGGAAGGCCGGATGCGACCTGATCGCCACGCCGCGCTCTACTCGGTCACGAACGGCGCCGACGTCGTCACCTGTAACCGGTCGGTAGACAGCGTGAGCGGCCGCCGCACCCGGTATGATGAGGACCGTGATGAGGTTTCGGTCTCGGTGGACTACTCCGACGACGTGGCGGTGCTGGCGGTGCGGCTGTGCGCCGCGTTGACCGAGGGAGATGCCTGGAATTCCGCACTGTCACAGGAACGTCTCGACGGTGCTGGCGGGGACTTAGCCGGCCTCGTGACGTCGAATCCGTACATTCTCCGGAAGGGTCGCTGCCTCGGCTACCTAGCGAACGAGGACGCGAACGGCCACGACTTCCGAGAACGCCTTCACAAGGAGCGACGGGCACTGCTCGCGATGCTCGACGACCTCCGCGGTGAGGACGGCGAGTTTCGGGCGGACATCGCCAGTGAAGTCGCCCGGCGAGCACATGGACTGCTTGGAACGCTCGCCCAGCTCTACGACCTCCTCGGCATCGACATTGTTCGCGAGATTCGCGTCAAGAACTACCGTCGCGACGTCCACGACCGCCGCCGAATTCTCGTAAAATTCCTTTCGTCGGCCATTCCGAAATCGGCGCGCTACGGCCATTACTCGGCGTATCGCGTCCTCTATGAGCCGCGGAGTGAGAAGCGGTGTAACGACAACACGCTCGGCCAGCCGGACACGAGAGGCGACAAAACAGGCGAACACATCGGGTCGTGGGTCATCTCGGGACCGGGCGCCGACGACTTGCTTCCCGACCTCGAAGGGTGTGCCGGCCGAGAGTACGACCTCCAGGAGGATGCCGAGAACTTCGCGGCGTTCGAGGTGCCGGTCGTCGTCGAGGACGGCTGGCGGCGGGAAGCCATCGCAACGGCGGTGAACCGCGTCGGTGTCGGGAAGAATCTCGAAGGGACACGGGCCACGATTTCGACGCTGGCCGCGCTCTTGGGGAGCGTCCATGACGTCGCGGCGGCGATCTGGGGGCTCGGCGCCGAGGACGAGTTCCGTGAGATAGACCTCGCGGAGCTGCGTCCAGCGCTCGGCCGGCTGCCGGCGGACCGAATCCTTCCCGATGTCGGCGGCAGCACGATCTCCCGAGTGGTCGCGGCGCTGCTGGAGGCCGATGAGCCGCTGTCGGCGTCGACGCTGTCGGAGCGGGCAGACGTCTCGACGCAGAGTCTTCGCGATAATCGGGACGTCTTGGAGGCGTTCGGCCTCGTCGACGTCACCGAGCAGGGTGCGGGTCGCGCCTCGCTGTGGCGGTTCCGGCTGCCGTTCAAGAGCGAACGCTTCGATGACGTGCCGGAACGGGAGCCCGAGGAGTACCCCGGCGAGGGGTCGGTACTGCGGCCCTCGGCGCTCCTGCAGGAGCGTGACCCTCGGGTGTCGGAGGCGGTTCTGGCGGTCTTGGAGGGGCCGCTGATGGAGCTCGGTATCGACGTGACGAGCACCGAGGAGTGGCTAGATCTCGT